Part of the Helicobacter bilis genome is shown below.
TTTTCAGCCTTTGCTTCAAAGGATAGTATCTCTGGGACTTCATAGCTATGATGAGAGTGGATTAAAGATTGTATTTTTTCATAGCATTCTGGCAAGGTTTTTAAAATCAGCAAATATTCCTTCTCCTTGCAAAGTTTCCTTTTACCTTTTGAATCTTTCCAAACATAATGACTTTTTATCTTAAAATACTGCCCACAGGCAATAAGGCGAGATTCTAAAAGAATCTTAATAAGATTTTTTGCTTCCTTTTTTGTGGGCGTTGTGGTGTGGATAATGAGCATAAATTTCCTTTATAAAAATATTAAAGTATTATAACCTACTCTTTAAAAATTGCTCCGCTCACCACTGCCCTTAAAGTCTTATATGAGATAAACACCACTGCAAAAAATGCCATCACAAGCCCTAAAATCCCCAAAAGTCCATAAAAGCACTTAAAATCAATCATATATAAATCAAAACTCGCTATCCCAAAGGCACACAGCGGAAAGGTAAAAGCCCACCACGATGGCGCAAAGTTTAGCTTAGTAAAGATATTACCTAAACTTAAAAGCAATAGCACGAAAAACAACGCCACATCAAAGCCCACAAAACTCAACGCATTATGGAATCCAAAAAGGCTATGAAAATCCACCACAAAAATGCTAGGTGGAGCGATAAAAATAAAAAGTGTGGGGATAAATTTAGATTCCAAACTCTGCTCAAAGATTAATCGCTGCATAATCATCGCACTCAAAAGTATCCAAAAAAAGCAACCGATAGAAAAGAAAAAGAGTAATAATTCCTTTGGTGCGTTGATTAAACCACCGCTTAAAGGCACGATTAGATTCCCTACAATTGGTATAAACCACGCAGGGGATAGCAAAGCACTCTTCATACTCTCTTTAAACCAAAAAGACATTACATAAAGGCTAAGTATAAGTTGCAAAGCACTTGCTACATAAAATAGCCCCAAAATCCCTTGCCA
Proteins encoded:
- a CDS encoding SLAC1 anion channel family protein, translated to MQNVNTESSLDSTNQSKVESNIQEPHNAISVESKLADSPVAISPIANLPIALFASVMGIGGLSLVLKKASVAFGSVALANASFNSTTLHSGANALESSLDSSWQGAVAPFLWWGAYGFAVVAVVIFALLLVCYGAKMLYHFNAFKADLKHQVKINFLSSIPISMLIIVAFWSDLSSGVDVLWQGILGLFYVASALQLILSLYVMSFWFKESMKSALLSPAWFIPIVGNLIVPLSGGLINAPKELLLFFFSIGCFFWILLSAMIMQRLIFEQSLESKFIPTLFIFIAPPSIFVVDFHSLFGFHNALSFVGFDVALFFVLLLLSLGNIFTKLNFAPSWWAFTFPLCAFGIASFDLYMIDFKCFYGLLGILGLVMAFFAVVFISYKTLRAVVSGAIFKE
- the cutA gene encoding divalent-cation tolerance protein CutA, with product MLIIHTTTPTKKEAKNLIKILLESRLIACGQYFKIKSHYVWKDSKGKRKLCKEKEYLLILKTLPECYEKIQSLIHSHHSYEVPEILSFEAKAENAYNAWLVENLSL